One region of Psychrobacter sp. DAB_AL43B genomic DNA includes:
- a CDS encoding alpha/beta fold hydrolase: MMTENLKLVTTKDHVQIAIWEIFDSEKYHDLSNLSAHKAQNIFLTHGTFSDKKTCLRIAEYLATLGHHCYIMEWRGHGASEIPKDKFNFETIATYDFDATFRYLFDDLKLDNLHCVTHSGGGIGLTMFLIQNPLYIDKINSISMFACQAYGAALNPISYARILTAKIFTRLFGYIPAKKLNMGPINESYYAMKQWYDWNLKQNFNSSFITQNDLNEGNNKGNNESHCKSGNNKNITHKSTAQKVMANTEPFDYRQHMPKITTPIYAISAKGDKLISPTRGCQLLFNDFNNPANVFREYSLSNGDLDDYTHSRIMTSRNAAKEIWPTVAAWIDKHSR; the protein is encoded by the coding sequence ATGATGACAGAAAATCTAAAATTAGTGACCACTAAGGATCATGTGCAAATCGCTATTTGGGAGATTTTCGATAGCGAAAAATACCATGATTTATCTAACCTTTCTGCTCATAAAGCACAAAACATATTTTTAACACATGGTACATTTTCAGATAAAAAAACCTGCCTAAGAATCGCTGAATACTTGGCAACACTTGGACATCATTGTTACATTATGGAATGGCGCGGTCATGGCGCGAGCGAAATACCAAAAGATAAGTTTAATTTTGAGACCATCGCGACTTATGATTTCGACGCCACCTTTCGTTATTTGTTTGATGATTTAAAACTGGATAACTTGCACTGCGTCACCCATAGCGGCGGCGGCATTGGATTGACCATGTTTCTGATCCAAAATCCACTTTATATCGATAAAATAAATAGCATCAGCATGTTTGCCTGCCAAGCCTATGGCGCTGCACTGAACCCTATCAGCTACGCTAGAATCCTCACAGCCAAAATTTTTACCCGACTATTTGGCTACATCCCTGCCAAAAAGCTCAATATGGGACCAATTAACGAAAGCTACTATGCGATGAAGCAATGGTATGACTGGAATTTGAAGCAAAATTTTAACAGTAGCTTTATCACGCAAAATGACCTGAATGAAGGCAACAATAAAGGCAATAATGAAAGCCACTGTAAAAGTGGCAATAATAAAAATATCACTCATAAAAGTACAGCCCAAAAAGTAATGGCTAATACTGAGCCTTTTGATTACCGACAGCATATGCCAAAGATTACTACCCCTATTTATGCAATCAGCGCTAAAGGAGACAAGCTCATTTCCCCCACGCGTGGTTGTCAGTTGCTTTTCAATGACTTCAACAACCCTGCTAATGTCTTTCGTGAATATTCGCTTAGCAATGGCGATTTGGATGATTATACTCATAGCCGTATCATGACCAGCCGTAACGCTGCCAAAGAGATTTGGCCAACGGTTGCCGCTTGGATTGACAAGCACAGCCGCTAA
- a CDS encoding bifunctional nicotinamide-nucleotide adenylyltransferase/Nudix hydroxylase, whose protein sequence is MSRLSEYDLIENPEESQAESAIGLDETDAKHYRYLVFIGRFQPFHSGHKAVIDEALKRADDVIILIGSANLPRSLRNPFSVAERTAMIKGAYSKDEAARIHCVALDDALYNDTRWLKYVQAGVRSVTGDLQSHIGLIGHSKDNSSYYLSLFPHWASISVPSYHNLSATPIRESYLMGATPTPERTPESTRKILNDFKKTAEYQQLHEEAGFIDKYKKQWESAPYPPTFMTADALVVQSGHILLVERRSMPGRGLWALPGGFLNPKETLFDACIRELREETRLKVPEPVLRGSRHSQHTFDDPYRSARGRTITQAFYFQLKNDPKGLPKVKGGDDAAQAFWLPLAELDSKMMFEDHYAIIMKMVGL, encoded by the coding sequence ATGAGTAGATTATCGGAATATGACCTAATAGAAAATCCAGAAGAAAGCCAAGCAGAAAGCGCCATTGGTTTAGATGAAACAGACGCCAAACATTATCGCTATTTGGTATTTATTGGTCGTTTTCAGCCGTTCCATAGCGGCCATAAAGCCGTTATTGACGAGGCGTTAAAGCGCGCAGATGATGTGATCATACTTATCGGCTCAGCTAATCTACCACGCAGCTTACGCAATCCGTTTTCAGTTGCTGAGCGCACAGCAATGATTAAAGGCGCTTATTCTAAAGATGAGGCCGCACGTATTCACTGCGTGGCGCTCGATGATGCGCTATATAATGACACGCGCTGGCTAAAATACGTACAGGCTGGAGTAAGATCGGTCACCGGTGACTTGCAAAGCCATATCGGTTTGATCGGGCATTCTAAAGATAACTCCTCCTATTACTTATCACTATTCCCTCACTGGGCATCCATTTCTGTTCCTAGTTATCATAATCTATCAGCAACGCCTATTCGTGAAAGCTATCTGATGGGCGCAACACCTACTCCTGAGCGCACCCCAGAATCGACTCGAAAAATATTAAACGATTTCAAAAAAACAGCCGAATATCAGCAGCTTCATGAAGAAGCAGGCTTTATTGATAAGTATAAAAAACAATGGGAATCTGCCCCTTATCCACCGACATTCATGACTGCCGACGCCTTGGTAGTGCAGTCCGGACACATTCTTTTGGTAGAGCGGCGCAGTATGCCGGGGCGCGGTCTTTGGGCATTGCCGGGTGGCTTTCTTAACCCAAAAGAGACCCTATTTGATGCCTGTATCCGTGAGCTACGCGAGGAGACCCGCCTAAAAGTTCCTGAACCCGTATTGCGTGGCTCGCGCCACAGTCAACATACCTTTGACGATCCCTATCGCTCAGCGCGTGGTCGCACCATCACGCAAGCGTTTTATTTTCAGCTTAAAAATGATCCAAAAGGCTTACCAAAAGTTAAGGGTGGTGACGATGCCGCACAAGCTTTTTGGTTGCCGCTTGCTGAGCTTGATTCTAAGATGATGTTCGAAGATCACTATGCGATTATTATGAAGATGGTTGGACTGTAA
- a CDS encoding nicotinate phosphoribosyltransferase, with protein sequence MYTSNLNNLILNSDSYKTSHWVQYPAGSEYMSSYVEARHGDYDVVFFGLQAFIKEYLSTPITHQDIDEAEMVIQAHGLTFNRAGWERLVDKHGGYLPLRIEAIPEGSIVPVSNVVCQIINTDPEFYWLPSYIETALLRAIWYPSTVASVSHYCKGIIRQALEKSADNTESLIFRLHDFGSRGASSQESVALGSLAHLVNFAGTDSMTALVAASRWYGMGNDMPAFSIPAAEHSTMTAWGRDGETAAFANMIEQFSGVGKSFSVVSDSYDLWNAIDNIWGGSLKEDVKNMGGTLVIRPDSGDPAKVVREALERLAVKFGTTINSKGYKVLPDYVRVIQGDGISPQSLSKIIEVVMKAGFSTDNVTFGMGGGLLQQVNRDTMSWAMKASAVSIDGIWKDIYKDPVTSRSKRSKKGRLALVKDSNGQLKTIKTEDLATDVDNLLRDVYIDGELLVEDNLTTIRERAGW encoded by the coding sequence ATGTATACTAGTAATCTTAATAATTTAATTCTCAATAGCGACAGCTATAAAACCTCACACTGGGTACAATATCCAGCTGGCAGCGAATATATGTCTAGCTATGTCGAAGCGCGACATGGCGACTATGACGTGGTATTTTTTGGCTTACAAGCCTTTATCAAAGAATACCTTAGCACCCCAATTACCCATCAAGATATCGATGAAGCCGAAATGGTCATTCAAGCGCATGGTTTGACCTTTAATCGTGCTGGCTGGGAACGTTTGGTCGATAAACACGGTGGTTATTTGCCATTACGTATCGAAGCCATACCTGAAGGCAGCATCGTGCCGGTGTCCAACGTGGTCTGCCAAATCATTAATACCGATCCTGAGTTTTACTGGCTACCAAGCTATATCGAAACGGCGCTATTACGGGCGATTTGGTATCCATCAACGGTCGCTAGTGTCTCGCATTACTGCAAAGGCATCATTCGTCAAGCGCTGGAAAAATCAGCGGACAATACTGAATCGCTTATTTTCCGTTTACATGATTTCGGCTCACGCGGTGCGTCTAGTCAAGAGTCAGTCGCACTGGGCAGCTTGGCACATTTGGTCAATTTTGCAGGTACCGATTCGATGACTGCTTTGGTTGCTGCCAGCCGTTGGTACGGTATGGGCAATGATATGCCTGCATTCTCTATTCCAGCTGCTGAACACAGTACGATGACTGCATGGGGACGTGATGGTGAGACCGCTGCCTTTGCCAATATGATTGAGCAATTTAGCGGTGTAGGTAAAAGTTTTTCTGTGGTTTCTGATAGCTACGACTTATGGAATGCCATTGATAATATTTGGGGTGGGAGCTTAAAAGAAGATGTGAAAAACATGGGCGGCACTTTGGTTATCAGACCAGACAGTGGTGATCCTGCTAAAGTGGTTCGCGAAGCCTTAGAGCGTTTGGCGGTGAAATTTGGCACGACTATTAATAGTAAAGGCTACAAAGTACTGCCTGACTACGTACGCGTTATCCAAGGCGATGGTATCAGTCCGCAAAGCTTAAGTAAGATTATTGAGGTAGTAATGAAGGCAGGCTTTAGCACCGACAATGTTACCTTTGGTATGGGTGGCGGGCTACTGCAACAAGTCAACCGCGATACGATGAGCTGGGCGATGAAGGCCAGTGCCGTCTCTATCGATGGTATATGGAAAGATATTTATAAAGACCCCGTAACCAGCCGCTCAAAACGCTCAAAAAAAGGGCGCTTAGCCTTGGTTAAAGATAGTAACGGACAGCTAAAAACCATTAAAACTGAGGATTTAGCCACTGATGTAGACAACCTATTACGTGATGTTTATATCGATGGCGAATTATTGGTTGAAGACAATTTAACCACTATTCGGGAGCGTGCAGGATGGTAG
- a CDS encoding SGNH/GDSL hydrolase family protein, with amino-acid sequence MVATKKIQNKITSVAKDVLLAPVYLYQGRKIKRDTVRLLEPNGERHGHIQLNKSIDTSKDDSKQTLNLMIVGDSAAAGVGSETQQEALAGKLMPILEQQPAIHTQFDALNWSLQATTGHTSFDILRRLYVLPAPSQPIDVMVLSVGVNDTTTSVSVDKWQQQIEDIIAIAQRKFGVRELIFLSLPPMAQMPAIPAPLSNFVGAKAAILDEMLQQVCAAHDRVTYMATDFKRMIAEHSNGTPIDIAVMFASDGFHPSSLMYGYWAQQLAELITQLLNPSSAEFNG; translated from the coding sequence ATGGTAGCGACTAAAAAAATACAGAATAAAATAACCTCTGTTGCAAAAGATGTGCTACTTGCGCCTGTGTATCTTTATCAAGGTCGCAAAATCAAGCGTGATACTGTTCGCCTCCTTGAGCCAAATGGTGAAAGGCACGGACATATTCAACTAAACAAGTCTATTGATACATCAAAAGACGACAGCAAACAAACCTTAAACCTAATGATCGTTGGTGATTCGGCGGCGGCTGGTGTTGGCAGTGAGACGCAGCAAGAGGCGCTCGCTGGCAAGCTGATGCCAATCTTGGAGCAGCAGCCCGCTATTCATACCCAGTTTGATGCGCTGAACTGGTCTTTGCAAGCGACTACCGGACATACCAGCTTTGATATCTTGCGTAGGCTTTATGTCCTCCCCGCTCCTAGCCAGCCTATTGATGTGATGGTGCTGAGTGTCGGTGTCAATGATACAACGACGAGTGTTTCTGTGGATAAATGGCAACAGCAAATCGAAGACATTATTGCTATCGCTCAGCGTAAATTTGGCGTGCGAGAATTGATTTTTTTAAGTTTACCACCGATGGCTCAAATGCCTGCAATACCTGCCCCACTCAGTAACTTTGTGGGTGCTAAAGCGGCAATCCTTGATGAGATGTTACAGCAAGTCTGTGCTGCTCATGACCGTGTCACTTACATGGCGACTGACTTTAAGAGAATGATAGCAGAGCACTCTAATGGCACGCCAATCGATATCGCAGTGATGTTCGCCAGTGACGGTTTTCATCCAAGTAGCCTGATGTATGGCTATTGGGCACAGCAGTTAGCAGAGCTGATTACACAGTTGCTGAACCCTTCCAGCGCTGAGTTTAATGGCTGA
- a CDS encoding type B 50S ribosomal protein L31, translated as MRKDIHPNYQEVLFHDTNADVFFLTRSTVKTKTTREYEGSEYPYYPLDISSASHPFYTGEQRKTSTEGRVASFNKRFGAFGGRKKAADTDAAE; from the coding sequence ATGCGTAAAGATATCCATCCTAATTACCAAGAAGTTTTGTTCCATGATACTAACGCTGACGTGTTTTTCTTGACTCGTTCAACCGTTAAAACCAAAACCACTCGTGAATACGAAGGGTCAGAATATCCGTATTACCCACTTGATATTTCAAGTGCGTCGCATCCGTTCTATACGGGCGAGCAACGTAAGACTTCTACTGAAGGCCGTGTTGCTAGCTTTAACAAACGTTTCGGTGCTTTCGGTGGCCGTAAGAAAGCTGCTGATACTGACGCTGCAGAATAA
- a CDS encoding YceI family protein — MATSLLIKTVKTLLMISALTAATLASAALPVQWQLDDSHTRVGFSVNHLGFSTTMGHFNDVKGAVNYDIKAPNKASMDFSIATDSIDTNWDARDAHLKKDEFFNVAKYPTMTFKSTNVTFKNPQQAKVTGDFTMLGQTKPLTLDVTLNKIANSPLTKEPVIGFRATGIIDRAAYGMTAFASGITTEVPIQIDGELVEKKATAKNKVK, encoded by the coding sequence ATGGCAACCTCTTTGTTAATAAAAACAGTAAAAACTTTACTAATGATATCCGCTCTTACGGCAGCTACTTTAGCAAGTGCGGCGCTGCCAGTTCAGTGGCAGTTAGATGACTCGCACACTCGAGTCGGATTTTCTGTCAATCATTTAGGGTTTTCGACCACCATGGGTCACTTTAATGATGTCAAAGGTGCGGTCAATTACGATATCAAAGCACCTAATAAAGCCAGTATGGACTTTAGCATTGCAACTGATAGCATCGATACCAATTGGGATGCGCGTGATGCTCATTTAAAAAAGGATGAGTTTTTTAATGTGGCAAAATATCCAACCATGACCTTTAAATCCACCAATGTCACGTTCAAAAACCCACAGCAAGCCAAAGTCACCGGCGACTTTACCATGCTAGGTCAAACCAAGCCGCTGACTCTAGATGTGACTTTAAACAAAATTGCCAATAGTCCGCTGACCAAAGAGCCTGTTATTGGTTTTCGCGCGACCGGTATCATTGACCGTGCTGCTTATGGCATGACGGCTTTTGCAAGTGGCATCACAACTGAAGTACCGATTCAAATCGATGGTGAATTGGTCGAGAAAAAAGCCACTGCAAAAAATAAAGTAAAGTAA